The following are encoded in a window of Chloroflexota bacterium genomic DNA:
- a CDS encoding carbon-nitrogen hydrolase family protein, producing the protein MASETRAVVAALQGRQFTFASERAWAAYWEQALAGAAERGARLAVLSGSPGWDEVWEGPVAEAGQLARRYGLYLVADIGPQRDEDGRVFPCLHVFADDGSLVGAQRQIHLSREDRALMYSAGEELHVVDSPAGALGLVVGADVRVPEVSRALTLLGAEVLVHVGALRERSEGAWLARLWREVQANQTFGIEAYPVGAGLVGRSCVLAPVEMTPGGRGVVACAESADAEAVVAAELDFGARAALTARYDILAEMNLPLYRQQLLSLYRKGSLP; encoded by the coding sequence GTGGCTTCGGAAACCCGTGCGGTTGTCGCCGCGCTGCAAGGGCGGCAGTTTACGTTCGCGTCGGAGCGGGCCTGGGCCGCGTACTGGGAGCAGGCCCTTGCGGGTGCTGCGGAGCGCGGCGCGCGCCTGGCCGTCCTGTCGGGAAGCCCCGGCTGGGACGAGGTGTGGGAGGGGCCAGTGGCCGAGGCGGGCCAACTGGCGCGGCGCTACGGGCTGTACCTGGTGGCCGACATCGGCCCGCAGCGCGACGAGGACGGGCGGGTCTTCCCCTGCCTGCACGTCTTTGCCGACGACGGCAGTCTCGTCGGGGCGCAGCGGCAGATTCACCTGAGCCGCGAAGACCGGGCCCTGATGTACTCCGCGGGGGAGGAACTCCACGTTGTTGATTCCCCTGCTGGGGCGCTGGGGCTCGTGGTCGGCGCGGACGTGCGGGTGCCCGAGGTGAGCCGCGCCCTGACACTGCTGGGCGCCGAGGTGCTCGTACATGTGGGCGCGCTGCGCGAACGGTCGGAGGGGGCGTGGCTGGCGCGGCTGTGGCGCGAGGTGCAGGCCAATCAGACCTTCGGCATTGAGGCGTATCCCGTGGGCGCGGGGCTGGTGGGGCGGTCCTGCGTGCTGGCGCCGGTGGAGATGACCCCCGGCGGGAGGGGCGTCGTGGCCTGCGCCGAAAGCGCCGACGCCGAGGCCGTTGTCGCCGCCGAACTGGACTTCGGGGCGCGCGCGGCCCTCACCGCTCGCTACGACATCCTGGCCGAGATGAACCTGCCGCTGTACCGGCAACAACTGCTGTCGCTGTACCGCAAGGGGTCGCTGCCATGA
- a CDS encoding nitrilase, with translation MTAWRDAVMFHLARALVRWRAGLSAAQGWLARASYPQALPPDEDRARVRVAAVQFPARLFASPADYARECHAWTLRAVEAGAQLVVFPELVGFVPLLGLVPGIEAQAARATAGAGEAGALAAVTRLLAPSATRVYRFTFQNLSRRFRVHIVAGSAIAAGSDGTLRNTAYLFGPDGFEMGHQPKAHFYGQEFHMGLTRGGFIQVYDTPVGKLAMPVCMDYTYPETARIAYLLGAEILLNPSADINADYNWHYQLRGVWSRVQESPCYGVHAMMVGDVLGMPFRGQSAIVGPVGLVGGDGILARAEPCDQGDVVVADMDLAALREFRRDLQVEPRYDWCARQLGAIWERRSL, from the coding sequence ATGACCGCCTGGCGCGACGCGGTGATGTTCCACTTGGCGCGGGCGCTGGTACGCTGGCGGGCCGGGTTGAGCGCTGCCCAGGGCTGGCTGGCCCGCGCCTCGTATCCCCAGGCGTTGCCGCCCGACGAGGACAGGGCGCGCGTGCGCGTCGCCGCTGTGCAGTTTCCAGCGCGCCTCTTCGCGTCGCCCGCCGACTACGCGCGGGAATGCCACGCCTGGACGCTGCGGGCCGTGGAGGCCGGCGCGCAACTGGTGGTGTTCCCCGAACTGGTGGGGTTCGTGCCGCTGCTGGGGCTGGTGCCCGGCATTGAGGCCCAGGCGGCCCGCGCAACTGCGGGGGCGGGCGAGGCGGGCGCGCTGGCGGCGGTAACCCGTCTCCTGGCTCCATCGGCCACGCGGGTGTACCGGTTCACGTTCCAGAACCTGTCGCGCCGCTTCCGCGTCCACATCGTGGCGGGTAGCGCCATCGCCGCGGGGAGCGACGGAACGCTGCGCAACACGGCCTACCTGTTCGGCCCCGACGGGTTTGAGATGGGCCACCAGCCGAAGGCGCACTTCTATGGCCAGGAGTTTCACATGGGCCTGACGCGCGGCGGGTTCATCCAGGTGTACGATACGCCCGTGGGCAAACTGGCGATGCCCGTGTGCATGGACTACACCTACCCGGAGACGGCGCGCATTGCGTATCTCCTGGGCGCGGAGATTCTGCTGAACCCGTCGGCGGACATCAACGCGGACTACAACTGGCACTACCAGTTGCGCGGCGTGTGGAGCAGGGTGCAGGAGTCGCCGTGCTACGGCGTGCATGCGATGATGGTGGGCGACGTCCTAGGGATGCCGTTCCGCGGGCAGTCGGCCATCGTGGGGCCGGTGGGACTGGTGGGCGGGGATGGGATTTTGGCCCGCGCAGAGCCTTGCGACCAGGGCGACGTGGTGGTGGCCGACATGGATTTGGCGGCCCTTCGCGAGTTCCGCCGCGACCTGCAGGTGGAACCGCGCTACGATTGGTGCGCCCGCCAGTTGGGCGCGATTTGGGAGCGGCGTTCTTTGTAG
- a CDS encoding transposase encodes MEGIVGRLGWKSFYRRNLPHIQLPGCTLFVTFRLAGSIPAEAAQSLIAEGRRVDAALARIADLGERERRRSLEQRRLFGKWDAALDTAAVGPLWLGDPGIAALMADCLQYRDGRVYDLDAYCIMPNHVHLVCTPLVKEGDNYYSISSIMHSLKGYVARQANVLLGREGAFWQHENYDHVVRDEGEWQRIVYYVLDNPVKAGLVQTWRDWKWSYCKQL; translated from the coding sequence ATGGAGGGGATTGTGGGACGCCTGGGCTGGAAATCATTCTACCGACGGAACTTGCCGCATATACAGTTGCCCGGTTGCACGTTGTTTGTTACTTTTCGCCTGGCTGGCTCTATTCCGGCAGAAGCGGCGCAAAGCCTGATCGCGGAAGGACGGCGTGTTGACGCGGCTCTCGCGCGAATTGCGGACTTGGGCGAACGCGAGAGGCGGCGCAGCCTGGAGCAACGTCGGCTATTCGGAAAATGGGATGCGGCGCTGGACACCGCCGCTGTTGGGCCGCTGTGGCTTGGTGATCCGGGGATAGCCGCATTGATGGCTGATTGTCTCCAATACAGAGATGGGCGGGTATACGATCTGGATGCCTACTGCATCATGCCGAATCACGTGCATTTGGTATGTACGCCGCTGGTCAAGGAAGGGGACAACTATTACTCCATATCCAGCATTATGCACTCCCTCAAAGGTTACGTGGCGCGCCAAGCCAATGTACTACTGGGACGTGAAGGGGCATTTTGGCAGCACGAGAATTATGACCACGTGGTGCGCGACGAAGGGGAGTGGCAGCGTATTGTGTATTACGTGCTGGACAACCCTGTGAAGGCGGGCCTGGTGCAGACTTGGCGCGATTGGAAATGGAGTTATTGCAAGCAGTTGTAG
- a CDS encoding LppX_LprAFG lipoprotein — protein MKTRSFFARAIAVLLVVAMATALAACGGGAKSTPKPQATAAPTATPAPTNTPTPEPQPTQAETTELDSLISHLKLLAPVRVVSTFTAKEGDNPESVTRTEAEIDAAGNQRVRLYEGENLTAEFLFVDKQMYMGTGENQYVALGPQDDPWEALMLYGGAFLLVFNNLQEAEFVGKEQVNGFNTNKYRVKIDLSQFGLGGFIAGQQGAVVDYEGFAWVEMNAKALVKAETLYRAKSTTDEKVTEMRTEFDAVKADVAPIETPTNVIGQ, from the coding sequence ATGAAAACACGAAGTTTCTTCGCTCGGGCTATCGCTGTGCTCCTGGTAGTGGCCATGGCCACCGCGCTTGCGGCTTGCGGCGGGGGCGCGAAATCCACACCCAAGCCCCAAGCCACGGCGGCCCCAACAGCCACGCCCGCGCCCACGAACACACCCACCCCGGAACCGCAACCGACACAGGCCGAGACCACAGAATTGGACTCGCTCATCAGCCACCTGAAACTGCTTGCCCCGGTCCGAGTGGTGAGCACGTTCACGGCCAAAGAGGGCGACAATCCCGAATCCGTTACCAGGACGGAGGCCGAGATTGACGCGGCGGGCAATCAGCGCGTCCGGCTGTACGAAGGCGAAAACCTGACCGCAGAATTCTTGTTCGTGGACAAGCAGATGTACATGGGCACCGGCGAGAACCAGTACGTAGCCTTGGGCCCCCAGGATGACCCGTGGGAGGCGCTCATGCTCTACGGCGGGGCGTTCCTGCTGGTCTTCAACAACCTGCAAGAGGCGGAGTTCGTCGGCAAAGAGCAGGTCAATGGGTTCAACACCAACAAGTACCGCGTCAAGATTGACCTGAGCCAGTTCGGCCTCGGCGGATTCATCGCCGGGCAGCAGGGTGCCGTCGTGGACTACGAGGGCTTCGCATGGGTGGAGATGAACGCCAAGGCGCTGGTCAAGGCCGAGACGCTCTACCGCGCAAAGTCCACGACCGACGAGAAGGTTACCGAGATGCGGACCGAGTTTGACGCTGTGAAGGCGGATGTGGCCCCCATTGAGACGCCCACCAACGTCATAGGACAGTAG
- a CDS encoding MFS transporter: MLKSRHYVIMNVYWFGLAFMWNALHPIILPALLLRFVPDSLKNTYLGGMTFAGLILAMIIQPLSGAWSDRTRSRWGRRRPWMVAGTVATLLVLAGMNAAGGFWVLLITYLLLQSVSNMAHGPAQGLIPDLVPAERRGLASGWKNLFDMAGLIVASLVAGNLMGQDNPGLAFAIIGAVLAVCALTTVVGTPETPGAAAVPAPAGNPGLPSERAGWRRRVAAAIREYPDYAWLIASRFLILLGIYAVQTFAQYFIRDRLAVPNAAEVTGNLMAAIGVALTALVFPAGWLSDRVGRRMLNIGAGLLAALGIFLLLFVSDVRSLYLVGAIIGMATGIFVSVNWALATDLIPADKAGLYMGLTNIATAGSASVSRLGGPLIDGLNAARPGAYMGYSALFIVASVSALAGALLMFRIRRR, translated from the coding sequence ATGCTCAAGTCTCGGCACTACGTCATCATGAACGTGTACTGGTTCGGTCTCGCCTTCATGTGGAATGCCTTGCATCCTATCATCCTGCCTGCGCTTCTGTTGCGGTTCGTCCCCGATAGTTTGAAGAACACCTATCTTGGTGGGATGACGTTCGCCGGCCTCATCTTGGCCATGATTATCCAGCCCCTGTCGGGAGCGTGGAGCGACAGGACCCGTTCGCGGTGGGGGCGGCGTCGCCCCTGGATGGTGGCGGGAACGGTGGCCACGCTGCTGGTCCTGGCCGGCATGAACGCGGCCGGCGGGTTCTGGGTGCTCCTCATCACGTACCTGCTCTTGCAATCGGTGTCCAACATGGCGCATGGCCCGGCCCAGGGGCTGATTCCCGACCTGGTGCCTGCCGAACGGCGCGGCCTGGCCTCGGGCTGGAAAAACCTGTTTGACATGGCGGGCCTTATCGTAGCGTCGCTAGTTGCGGGGAACCTGATGGGACAGGATAACCCGGGCCTGGCCTTCGCCATCATCGGCGCGGTGCTGGCCGTGTGCGCTCTGACAACCGTCGTGGGCACGCCCGAGACGCCCGGCGCGGCAGCCGTCCCCGCCCCGGCGGGCAACCCGGGCCTTCCCTCGGAGCGCGCAGGGTGGCGCCGGCGAGTCGCCGCAGCCATCCGCGAGTATCCCGATTACGCCTGGCTCATTGCTTCGCGCTTTCTGATTCTCCTGGGCATCTACGCGGTGCAGACCTTCGCGCAATACTTCATTCGCGACCGCCTGGCCGTGCCTAACGCGGCGGAGGTAACGGGCAACCTGATGGCGGCCATCGGCGTGGCGCTGACCGCGCTGGTGTTCCCTGCCGGCTGGCTGTCGGACCGCGTGGGGCGGCGAATGTTGAACATCGGCGCCGGACTGCTGGCCGCGCTGGGCATCTTCCTGCTGTTGTTCGTGTCCGACGTGCGCTCGCTGTATCTGGTCGGCGCGATTATCGGCATGGCCACGGGTATCTTCGTCAGCGTGAATTGGGCGCTGGCCACCGATCTGATTCCCGCCGACAAGGCCGGGCTGTACATGGGTTTGACGAATATTGCGACGGCAGGCTCTGCGTCCGTGAGCCGCCTGGGCGGGCCGCTGATTGATGGGCTGAACGCCGCGCGTCCGGGCGCGTACATGGGCTATTCGGCGCTTTTCATCGTGGCGTCGGTGAGCGCCCTCGCCGGCGCGCTGCTGATGTTCCGCATTCGCCGGCGCTAG
- the amrA gene encoding AmmeMemoRadiSam system protein A, with translation MHPLVQLARKAISAYVRDRKRIHPPKPDEMTPEMKERAGVFVSIHTKDGALRGCIGTFHPTQPNVAEEVISNAISAATRDPRFYPITPDELDDLDISVDVLTEPEPVESVEQLDAKKYGVIVESGWRKGLLLPDLEGVDTPEEQIDICRRKAGIGPKEPVKLYRFQVRRYH, from the coding sequence ATGCATCCTCTCGTCCAACTGGCCAGAAAGGCGATCAGCGCCTACGTGCGAGACCGCAAGCGTATCCATCCGCCAAAACCCGACGAAATGACCCCGGAGATGAAAGAGCGCGCGGGCGTCTTCGTCTCCATCCACACCAAAGACGGCGCGCTCCGCGGCTGTATCGGCACGTTCCACCCCACGCAGCCCAACGTCGCCGAGGAGGTCATCAGCAACGCCATCAGCGCCGCGACCCGCGACCCCCGCTTCTACCCCATCACGCCCGACGAACTGGACGACCTGGACATCTCGGTGGACGTGCTGACCGAACCCGAACCGGTGGAAAGCGTGGAGCAGTTGGATGCGAAGAAGTACGGGGTTATCGTGGAAAGCGGCTGGCGCAAGGGCCTGCTCCTGCCCGACCTGGAAGGCGTGGACACGCCCGAAGAGCAGATAGACATCTGCCGACGCAAAGCAGGCATCGGCCCCAAGGAGCCGGTGAAACTGTACCGCTTCCAGGTCAGGCGGTATCACTGA
- a CDS encoding ketoacyl-ACP synthase III produces MKAQIIGWGAYVPRRVLTNADLAQMVDTSDEWIVERTGIRERRLADADETTASMAIVAAERALATASADPLAIDLIIVATATPDYLFPATACLVQRSIGATRAAAFDLGAGCSGFIYALALGAHAIEAGAYRYALVIGAETLSRITNWTDRGTCVLFGDGAGAVLLGQANGPGGILATHLGADGAGADWLILPAGGSRKPASAETVAENLHTIRMDGQKVFRFAAKIIPAATRKVLEQAGLSLADVDMVIAHQANARILQAAAERLGVPKEKMYANIDRYGNTSAASIPIALCEMADAGRLQPGQRVVLVGFGAGLTWGAVLVEWGGRPRPKRNLPWLVAAVRRWWAWLLRRFRR; encoded by the coding sequence ATCAAAGCGCAGATCATCGGGTGGGGCGCGTATGTGCCCCGCCGCGTTCTCACCAATGCCGACCTGGCGCAGATGGTGGACACCTCGGACGAGTGGATCGTGGAGCGCACCGGCATCCGCGAGCGGCGACTGGCCGACGCCGACGAGACGACCGCGTCCATGGCCATCGTCGCGGCCGAGCGCGCCCTGGCGACCGCCAGCGCCGACCCGCTCGCCATTGACCTCATCATCGTGGCGACAGCCACGCCGGACTACCTCTTCCCGGCCACGGCCTGCCTGGTCCAGCGCAGCATCGGCGCCACCCGCGCCGCTGCGTTTGACCTCGGCGCGGGCTGCTCAGGGTTCATCTACGCGCTGGCCCTGGGCGCCCACGCCATTGAGGCCGGCGCGTACCGGTACGCCCTCGTCATCGGCGCCGAGACCCTGTCGCGCATCACGAACTGGACGGACCGGGGCACGTGCGTGCTCTTCGGCGACGGCGCGGGTGCGGTGCTCCTGGGACAGGCCAACGGCCCGGGCGGCATCCTGGCTACGCACCTGGGCGCCGACGGCGCGGGCGCCGATTGGCTTATTTTGCCGGCGGGCGGGTCGCGCAAGCCCGCCTCGGCGGAAACGGTCGCCGAGAACCTGCACACGATACGGATGGACGGGCAGAAAGTCTTCCGCTTTGCGGCGAAGATCATCCCCGCGGCCACCCGCAAGGTGTTGGAACAGGCCGGCCTGTCCCTGGCCGACGTGGACATGGTGATCGCGCACCAGGCCAACGCGCGCATCCTCCAAGCGGCAGCCGAGCGGCTGGGCGTGCCAAAGGAGAAGATGTACGCGAACATTGATCGCTACGGGAACACTTCTGCTGCCTCCATCCCCATCGCCCTGTGCGAGATGGCCGACGCGGGGCGGTTGCAGCCGGGGCAGCGCGTGGTGCTGGTGGGCTTCGGCGCCGGCCTCACGTGGGGCGCTGTGCTGGTGGAGTGGGGCGGCAGGCCTCGCCCGAAACGCAACCTGCCCTGGCTCGTGGCGGCCGTTCGCCGCTGGTGGGCGTGGCTCCTGCGCCGATTCCGGCGGTAG
- the fabF gene encoding beta-ketoacyl-ACP synthase II yields the protein MPQTRVVITGVGAVTPVGNDVPTTWRNVVEGKSGVGPITLFDASDLETQIAAEVKDFDPVALFGAKAARTMDRYSQFALAAARQAVADAGLTFAGDNERVAVIVGTGIGGMATLAQQLHALDERGPRRVSPFFIPMVLADTAAGNIAIEYGIRGPNLAVISACASGANCIGEAAMMIRHGRVDKAICGAAEAGILRLAIAAFNVMGAVSRRNDEPTRACRPFDVHRDGFVMGEGAGILVLEKLEDAQARGAHIYAEILGYGLSADAYHITAPLENGAGAALAMAGALRDAGLAPTDVEYINAHGTSTPLNDRAETIAIKSVFGDHAYRLAVSSTKSVMGHLLGASGAVEAIITAKALEEGIIPPTINYETSDPECDLDYTPNRARPTPIRVALSNSFGFGGHNASLALGRYP from the coding sequence ATGCCACAAACCCGAGTGGTCATCACCGGCGTCGGAGCCGTAACGCCCGTTGGGAACGATGTCCCCACCACATGGCGCAACGTCGTGGAGGGGAAATCAGGCGTTGGGCCGATCACCCTGTTTGACGCCTCGGATCTGGAAACCCAGATTGCCGCCGAGGTCAAGGATTTTGACCCCGTGGCCCTGTTCGGCGCGAAAGCCGCGCGCACCATGGACCGCTACAGTCAGTTCGCCCTTGCCGCCGCGCGCCAGGCCGTGGCCGACGCGGGGCTGACCTTCGCGGGCGACAACGAGCGCGTCGCCGTCATCGTGGGCACCGGCATCGGCGGCATGGCCACGCTGGCCCAGCAACTCCACGCGCTGGACGAGCGCGGCCCTCGGCGGGTCAGCCCGTTCTTCATCCCCATGGTCCTCGCCGACACCGCCGCCGGCAACATCGCCATTGAATACGGGATTCGCGGCCCCAACCTGGCCGTCATCTCGGCATGCGCCAGCGGCGCCAACTGCATCGGCGAGGCCGCCATGATGATCCGACACGGGCGGGTGGACAAGGCCATCTGCGGCGCGGCCGAGGCGGGCATCCTCCGCCTCGCCATCGCGGCCTTCAACGTCATGGGGGCCGTCTCGCGGCGCAACGACGAGCCGACCCGCGCCTGTCGCCCATTTGACGTCCATCGTGATGGGTTCGTCATGGGCGAAGGGGCCGGCATCCTGGTGCTGGAAAAATTGGAGGACGCCCAGGCGCGCGGCGCGCACATCTACGCCGAAATCCTCGGCTACGGCCTCTCCGCCGACGCCTACCACATCACCGCGCCGTTGGAGAACGGGGCGGGCGCCGCCCTGGCCATGGCCGGCGCGCTCAGGGACGCCGGCCTTGCGCCCACCGACGTGGAATACATCAACGCCCATGGCACAAGCACGCCCCTCAACGACCGCGCCGAAACCATCGCCATCAAGTCGGTCTTCGGCGATCACGCCTACCGCCTTGCCGTCAGTTCTACCAAATCGGTCATGGGCCATCTCCTCGGGGCCAGCGGGGCTGTGGAAGCCATCATCACCGCCAAGGCGCTGGAAGAGGGCATCATCCCACCCACCATCAACTACGAGACGTCCGACCCCGAGTGCGATTTGGACTACACGCCGAACCGCGCCCGCCCAACGCCCATTCGGGTGGCGCTGTCCAACTCCTTCGGCTTCGGAGGCCACAACGCCTCGCTGGCGTTGGGAAGATACCCATGA
- the fabG gene encoding 3-oxoacyl-[acyl-carrier-protein] reductase gives MILDGKVAVVTGASRGIGRAIALRLAASGATVVVNYRSASAEAAEVVAEIERRGGRAKAIQADVSAFAEAERLIAETVGAFGRVDILVNNAGTTRDTLLASMTEEDWDIVVNTCLKGAFNCCRAVIRPMMRQRYGRIVNITSVAGLAGQAGQVNYAAAKAGLLGLTKSLAKEVGPRNITVNAVAPGYVPTDLTASLPQEMVQNWIDFTPLRRAATPEDIAAAVAFLVSPDADFITGQVLSVDGGLIMQ, from the coding sequence ATGATTCTGGACGGGAAGGTGGCCGTGGTAACCGGCGCTTCGCGCGGGATAGGCCGGGCCATTGCGTTGCGCCTGGCGGCATCGGGCGCGACGGTCGTCGTCAACTATCGCAGCGCCTCGGCAGAGGCGGCCGAGGTCGTCGCGGAGATAGAACGTCGCGGCGGGCGCGCCAAAGCCATCCAGGCCGATGTGAGCGCCTTCGCCGAGGCCGAGCGACTCATCGCCGAGACCGTTGGCGCGTTTGGGCGCGTGGACATCCTCGTGAACAACGCCGGCACCACGCGCGACACGCTCCTGGCCTCCATGACCGAAGAGGACTGGGACATCGTCGTGAACACATGCCTCAAAGGGGCGTTCAACTGTTGCCGCGCCGTCATCCGCCCGATGATGCGCCAACGCTACGGCCGCATCGTGAACATCACATCCGTTGCGGGCCTTGCGGGCCAGGCGGGCCAGGTGAACTACGCCGCCGCCAAGGCCGGACTCCTCGGCCTCACCAAGTCGCTGGCCAAGGAGGTCGGCCCGCGCAACATCACGGTCAACGCCGTCGCGCCGGGCTACGTCCCCACGGACCTGACCGCGTCGCTTCCGCAGGAGATGGTGCAGAACTGGATTGACTTCACGCCCCTGCGGCGCGCCGCGACACCCGAAGACATCGCCGCCGCCGTCGCGTTCCTTGTCTCGCCCGACGCCGACTTCATCACCGGCCAGGTGCTCAGCGTGGACGGCGGACTCATCATGCAGTAG
- the fabD gene encoding ACP S-malonyltransferase, producing the protein MGKALAERFASARRTFEEADDTLGFRLSTLCFEGPAETLTDTANAQPAILATSIAALRAVEEAAGRAIKPDYYVGHSLGEYSALVASGALSFADGLHLVRLRGQLMAEAGKTNPGGMLAVIGLDADVLDAICRQVSESGRVIQIANDNAPGQIVLSGDVHALGRAEELAKQAGARRVIRLAVSIAAHSRLMAHAAEGFRRAVHAVALRRPAAPIVGNVDARPLQDPDEVRRELVEQLTAPVRWTQSIRELARRGASHFVEIGPGSVLTGLVSRIAGATYAVAIGDPDAVIAFAQSSR; encoded by the coding sequence ATGGGAAAGGCGCTTGCCGAACGATTCGCCAGCGCCCGCAGGACGTTTGAGGAAGCCGACGACACCCTCGGCTTTCGCCTGAGCACGCTGTGCTTTGAAGGACCGGCCGAAACCCTCACCGACACCGCCAACGCCCAACCGGCGATTCTGGCCACGAGCATCGCGGCGCTGCGCGCGGTGGAAGAGGCGGCAGGCCGCGCGATAAAGCCGGACTACTACGTGGGCCATAGCCTGGGCGAGTACTCGGCGCTGGTGGCTTCGGGCGCGCTGTCCTTCGCCGACGGGCTACACCTGGTGCGGCTGCGCGGCCAACTCATGGCCGAGGCAGGCAAGACCAACCCCGGCGGCATGTTGGCGGTCATCGGGCTGGACGCCGACGTCCTTGACGCGATCTGCCGACAGGTGTCCGAGAGCGGGCGGGTCATCCAGATCGCCAACGACAACGCTCCAGGCCAAATCGTGCTATCGGGCGACGTTCATGCGCTGGGGCGCGCGGAGGAACTCGCCAAGCAGGCCGGCGCGCGTCGCGTCATTCGCCTCGCCGTATCCATCGCGGCCCACTCCAGGCTCATGGCGCACGCCGCCGAAGGTTTCCGCCGCGCGGTCCATGCGGTGGCCCTGCGCCGACCCGCCGCACCCATCGTGGGTAACGTGGACGCCCGCCCGCTCCAAGACCCCGATGAGGTCAGGCGTGAGTTGGTGGAGCAGTTGACCGCGCCCGTGCGGTGGACCCAGTCCATACGCGAATTGGCCCGTCGTGGAGCGAGCCACTTCGTGGAAATCGGGCCGGGGAGCGTGCTCACGGGCCTCGTGAGCCGAATCGCCGGTGCGACCTACGCCGTCGCCATCGGCGACCCCGACGCCGTGATCGCCTTCGCGCAGTCTAGCCGGTAG
- the fabK gene encoding enoyl-[acyl-carrier-protein] reductase FabK yields MIRTVLCDLLGIRYPIIQGGMAWVATAELVAAVSEAGGLGVLGGGNAPPDYVRDEVRKTKALTRNPFGVNIPLFSPFVNDIVQICIDEGVPVVMTGAGSPSAIVPRLKAAGIKVIPVVGSVALAVRLARDGVDAVVAEGMESGGHIGDVATLPLVPQVVDAVDIPVIAAGGFADGRGLLAALALGAVGIQMGTRFICTEECRVHPNYKERILRANDRATVTTGHSLGHPVRAIRNQMTTRFAEMEKTGATEAEVIEFGTGKLRLAAREGDVINGSVMAGQIAGLVHDIVPVRVLLERIMAEAEAHLQRLNAWAAA; encoded by the coding sequence GTGATACGAACCGTGTTGTGCGATCTGCTGGGAATCCGATATCCCATCATCCAGGGAGGCATGGCCTGGGTGGCCACTGCCGAACTGGTGGCCGCCGTCTCGGAGGCGGGCGGCCTGGGCGTGCTGGGCGGCGGCAACGCTCCCCCCGACTACGTCCGCGATGAGGTGCGCAAGACGAAGGCACTCACGCGCAACCCCTTCGGCGTCAACATCCCCCTGTTCTCGCCGTTCGTCAACGACATCGTGCAAATCTGTATAGACGAAGGCGTGCCCGTGGTCATGACGGGCGCGGGCAGCCCTTCGGCCATCGTGCCGCGCCTGAAAGCCGCGGGCATCAAGGTCATCCCCGTCGTCGGTTCGGTGGCCCTGGCGGTGCGCCTGGCGCGCGACGGCGTGGATGCGGTCGTGGCGGAGGGGATGGAATCGGGCGGGCACATCGGCGACGTGGCTACGCTGCCCCTGGTGCCCCAAGTTGTGGACGCCGTGGACATCCCCGTCATCGCCGCGGGCGGGTTCGCCGATGGGCGCGGGCTTCTGGCTGCCTTGGCGTTGGGCGCCGTGGGCATCCAGATGGGCACCCGCTTCATCTGCACCGAGGAGTGCAGGGTGCACCCCAACTACAAGGAGCGCATCCTGCGCGCCAACGACCGCGCCACCGTAACCACCGGCCACTCCCTCGGCCATCCGGTGCGCGCCATCCGCAATCAGATGACCACGCGCTTCGCCGAGATGGAAAAGACGGGCGCGACCGAGGCCGAGGTCATTGAGTTCGGTACCGGAAAACTCCGGCTGGCCGCCAGGGAAGGCGATGTGATCAACGGTTCCGTCATGGCTGGCCAGATTGCGGGCCTGGTTCACGACATCGTGCCGGTGCGGGTTCTCTTGGAGCGCATCATGGCCGAGGCCGAGGCGCACCTGCAACGGCTGAACGCCTGGGCCGCGGCCTGA
- a CDS encoding biotin/lipoyl-binding protein, with translation MESARTLDGSRPITYRVEVDGTPLTVTLLPDGTLAMEGRTFRLDVSEIQGLSLYSLLVNDASYEVLVDERGGTYYALVRGKVHRIQVHDEALHPSRRQSATAEGEVVVRAPLCGLVAEVCVGEGETVAENQLVAILESMKMENEIRAPRAGSVRGIHVQAGAVVREGDALLTIA, from the coding sequence TTGGAAAGTGCTCGGACGCTGGATGGCAGTAGGCCGATAACCTATCGCGTGGAGGTGGACGGGACGCCGCTCACCGTTACGCTGCTGCCCGACGGCACGCTGGCGATGGAGGGCCGCACGTTCCGCCTGGACGTGTCGGAGATTCAAGGGCTATCGCTGTACTCGCTGCTGGTCAACGACGCCTCCTACGAGGTGCTGGTGGACGAGCGCGGCGGGACGTACTACGCGCTGGTGCGAGGCAAGGTGCACCGCATCCAGGTGCACGACGAGGCGCTCCACCCCAGCCGACGCCAAAGCGCGACGGCTGAGGGCGAGGTCGTCGTGCGCGCTCCCCTGTGCGGCCTGGTGGCGGAAGTGTGCGTAGGCGAGGGGGAGACTGTAGCGGAGAACCAACTCGTCGCCATCCTGGAGTCCATGAAAATGGAAAATGAGATTCGCGCGCCGCGTGCGGGCAGCGTGCGCGGCATCCACGTGCAGGCGGGCGCTGTCGTCCGCGAGGGCGACGCGCTTCTGACCATCGCGTGA